A genomic segment from Meiothermus sp. Pnk-1 encodes:
- a CDS encoding terminase large subunit domain-containing protein, with product MSGILLPYQKLWIEDKSRFKIGMWSRQSGKSFAGTLETVDDSLERRALWIYLSRGERQSLELAEKAKLHLEAYRIAAEAMEDYFLADSGEKYTQLQLRLPNGSRHIFLPANPDTARGYSGNVFLDEFAFHKDSKAIWTALFPTITRNPSYRIRIVSTPNGKGNMFFQLWERGGEIWSRHRVTIYDAVAQGLQIDPEELREAIADPIAWQQEYLLEFVEESTAFIPYDLILAAESAGCLAEEWDPDRAYLGMDIGRRRDLTVIWIDEIVGDVAYCRKIIELRSTPFATQLEVLLSYLPRVRRAAIDATGLGMMLAEEARRKFGWRVEPVEFNLEVKADLAQSLRLAFEDRKVRIPANNQSLRESIHSVKRIVTSAGNVRYDAERNEQGHADHFWAKALAMHAATRPRGPVEYRTVLKGRFGGHEGLY from the coding sequence ATGAGTGGGATTCTTCTGCCCTACCAGAAGCTCTGGATCGAGGACAAATCTCGATTCAAGATCGGCATGTGGTCGCGCCAGAGCGGGAAAAGCTTCGCGGGGACGCTCGAGACGGTGGATGACTCCCTCGAGCGCAGGGCGTTGTGGATCTATCTCAGCCGTGGAGAACGGCAGAGCCTCGAGCTCGCCGAGAAGGCCAAGCTCCACCTCGAAGCCTACCGCATCGCTGCCGAGGCGATGGAGGACTACTTCCTGGCCGATAGCGGGGAGAAGTACACTCAGCTCCAGCTTCGCCTCCCCAACGGCTCGCGGCACATCTTCCTCCCGGCCAACCCCGACACCGCTCGCGGCTACTCGGGTAACGTCTTCCTGGACGAGTTCGCCTTCCATAAGGACTCCAAGGCGATCTGGACGGCGTTGTTCCCCACCATCACCCGCAATCCCAGCTACCGAATCCGCATCGTGAGCACGCCCAACGGCAAGGGAAACATGTTCTTCCAGCTCTGGGAGCGCGGGGGAGAGATCTGGAGCCGCCATCGGGTCACCATCTACGACGCGGTTGCTCAGGGGCTGCAAATTGACCCGGAGGAACTGCGGGAGGCTATCGCCGATCCCATCGCCTGGCAGCAGGAGTATCTCCTGGAGTTCGTGGAGGAGAGCACGGCCTTCATCCCCTACGACCTGATCCTGGCCGCTGAATCCGCGGGCTGCCTGGCCGAGGAATGGGACCCTGACCGCGCCTACCTGGGCATGGACATTGGGCGTCGGCGCGACCTCACGGTGATCTGGATTGATGAGATCGTGGGTGACGTGGCCTACTGCCGCAAGATCATCGAGCTGCGGAGCACCCCCTTCGCCACCCAGCTCGAGGTGCTGCTGAGCTACTTGCCACGTGTCCGCCGCGCCGCGATCGACGCCACCGGCCTGGGCATGATGCTGGCGGAGGAGGCCCGGCGCAAGTTCGGCTGGAGGGTCGAGCCGGTGGAGTTCAACCTCGAGGTCAAGGCCGACCTCGCTCAAAGCCTGCGGCTGGCCTTCGAGGACCGCAAGGTGCGCATTCCGGCCAACAACCAATCGTTGCGAGAATCCATTCACTCGGTAAAGCGCATCGTCACCAGTGCGGGCAACGTGCGCTATGATGCCGAGCGCAACGAGCAGGGCCACGCCGACCACTTCTGGGCTAAGGCGCTGGCCATGCACGCGGCGACCCGCCCGAGGGGGCCGGTGGAATATCGCACGGTCTTGAAGGGCCGGTTTGG
- a CDS encoding phage protein Gp27 family protein, which produces MIYVTSTRCKICQSSLRERIDARLLGEERKPGGMSYKYEEIVQWAATEGLDISVGGLSRHRNNHLLPALGQALETQQVMDAISRATGKQLSLHSAVVNVIAHKALRLLEDTELEDLDPIKALNLAVRSAEVALRLEKTERLLTEDVAKKVEEKLSKQSGITPEVLRVIREELYGITP; this is translated from the coding sequence ATGATTTATGTCACTTCTACCCGCTGCAAGATCTGCCAATCCAGTCTGCGGGAGCGGATCGACGCCCGGCTGCTGGGCGAGGAGCGCAAGCCGGGCGGTATGTCCTACAAATACGAGGAGATCGTGCAGTGGGCGGCTACGGAGGGCCTGGACATCAGCGTAGGCGGGCTCTCGCGCCATCGGAACAACCACCTGCTGCCTGCCCTGGGTCAGGCGCTCGAGACCCAGCAGGTCATGGACGCCATTTCCAGGGCCACCGGCAAGCAGCTCTCCCTGCACAGCGCCGTGGTTAACGTCATCGCCCACAAGGCGCTCCGGCTGCTCGAGGATACCGAGCTCGAGGACCTCGACCCCATCAAGGCGCTCAACCTCGCGGTGCGTTCGGCCGAAGTCGCACTGCGCCTGGAGAAGACCGAACGCCTGCTTACCGAGGACGTGGCCAAGAAAGTCGAGGAAAAGCTCTCTAAGCAGTCGGGCATTACGCCCGAGGTGCTTCGGGTCATCCGCGAGGAGCTCTACGGCATCACCCCCTAA